A genome region from Candidatus Binatia bacterium includes the following:
- a CDS encoding DUF763 domain-containing protein: protein MAHRTGSADLPLHGGQVPHWLAARMARLGRVIVEAIVQHYGRDEFLRRLAHPFWFQSFGAVMGMDWHSSGITTSVMGALKRGLAPVRQELGIHVCGGRGRHSRATPAELVAVGERVGVDGDQLARTSRLVAKVDSAAVQDGFELYLHSFVVTDDGTWAIVQQGMNVERRQARRYHWLSEGLQSFVDQPHAAIDGPNQGLIVNLTDRRAEDSRRCQVQLTRGDPDRVVAMLHKVRDGAAPHLHMPAHHDVRLSDVLLRRLRATLVAAADRGPADFAELLLVPGLGARTVFALAMVSEVVHGAPCRFSDPARFSLAHGGKDGHPFPVPVKVYDETIRVMRSAVDHATLGLDDKLAAIRHLDEQARALEHAVTGPSLKQFVARESLDASDYGGRTVWDQGRSSSVVGEQPPPRRKPRQLVLL from the coding sequence ATGGCGCACCGGACTGGCAGCGCGGATCTTCCTTTACATGGCGGTCAGGTACCGCACTGGCTCGCCGCACGGATGGCCCGTCTCGGACGGGTCATCGTCGAAGCCATCGTGCAGCATTACGGGCGTGACGAATTCTTACGCCGCCTGGCGCATCCGTTCTGGTTTCAATCGTTCGGCGCGGTGATGGGAATGGACTGGCACTCCTCCGGCATCACGACGAGCGTGATGGGCGCGCTCAAGCGCGGCTTGGCGCCGGTGCGGCAGGAGCTCGGAATTCACGTCTGCGGCGGGCGCGGCAGGCATTCGCGCGCCACTCCCGCCGAGCTCGTCGCTGTCGGCGAGCGGGTCGGCGTAGACGGTGACCAACTGGCACGCACCAGCCGTCTGGTCGCCAAGGTCGACAGCGCCGCGGTGCAGGACGGCTTCGAACTCTATCTCCACAGTTTTGTAGTTACCGACGACGGCACCTGGGCGATCGTGCAGCAAGGGATGAATGTCGAACGCCGGCAGGCGCGGCGCTACCACTGGCTCTCCGAAGGCTTGCAGAGTTTTGTCGATCAACCGCACGCGGCGATCGACGGCCCGAATCAGGGACTGATCGTCAACCTCACGGACCGTCGCGCCGAGGACTCGCGTCGCTGCCAGGTGCAGCTGACGCGCGGTGACCCGGACCGCGTGGTGGCGATGCTCCACAAGGTCCGTGATGGGGCCGCACCGCATCTCCACATGCCGGCACATCACGACGTGCGGTTGTCCGATGTGCTGCTGCGCCGCTTGCGCGCAACACTCGTGGCCGCAGCCGATCGCGGGCCGGCAGATTTCGCCGAATTGCTGCTGGTCCCTGGGCTCGGGGCCCGCACCGTCTTCGCGCTGGCCATGGTCAGCGAAGTCGTGCACGGCGCGCCGTGCCGCTTTTCCGATCCAGCCCGCTTCTCGCTCGCGCACGGTGGCAAAGACGGTCATCCGTTTCCGGTACCCGTGAAGGTGTACGACGAAACCATCCGCGTCATGCGGAGCGCTGTCGATCACGCGACGCTTGGTCTCGACGACAAGCTCGCGGCGATTCGGCACTTGGACGAGCAAGCGCGGGCGTTGGAGCACGCCGTGACGGGTCCGAGTCTCAAACAGTTCGTTGCGCGCGAGTCCCTTGACGCTAGCGACTACGGCGGCAGAACGGTCTGGGACCAGGGCCGGAGTTCGTCGGTCGTAGGCGAGCAACCGCCCCCGCGACGCAAACCGCGTCAGCTCGTCCTGCTGTAA